TCATAAAAATGGACAACATAAAGTACATTTTGCTAGATATTctattttccacttttattttgccattttctttACAGGCAGAGGGCATTTTTAAGGTAATTAATGGGCTCTGTTACAATGATTTTTTGGCTAAAAACACAACTGCAAAACAAGCTTTACATCTTTTAGGCTGTTTACGTGGGCTTGAAAACTTTTTTCAGCCCTTCACTCTCTCTGCAGTTGCAACCTTTGTGGGCCAGCAATGAATAATACAATTTAGAAAGCGTACCTTGGCATGCTGTGAGTGGGGAGGAAACTGTTCTTTCAGATGCTGAAGAATCTCAGAGACTGCACTGTACAGGCCCTGCGACAGAAGAAAAGGTAGATGATAAAAAGATTTAAGTGCTGAAATCCACCTAGGAACTGGAAAACAAACTTGATCGATGTTCATTTCTCTCCTGTGACATTGGGCCGACAAACTAATGGATGTTCAACAGCTGGGCGGAAAGCAAGTAGACAAGATGAAATCAGATGTGTTACCTGCTCAGCGTGAAGCTCGGCCAGGTGGCAGAGCGCCACAGTGAATGCCTCTGTGTTGTTCTGCTGGACTCCGAAGTTTACTGGCTCCAGACTGCTCATGTTAAGAAGCAGCTGGGCCTGCTGCAGAGCCATGGTGCTGCACCACACAGAGGGAGCCACATTAATGATGGAGAAAAATCTTATCAATCCATGTACTCTTGCAAAGCCTGACTGAAGATGTTCAGCTGTCCAAAATGTTAACCCATGCATAAACATATCAGACATTTCAGTCATGTTTCACAGGGCTGACTTACTGTGAGTCAGGAAAAGGCTATGTGATAGCATGCAGCCATGCTGTCAGCAAGAGTGAACTGAACTGACAACTGTGTGGTGAGGTGACAAGGTGAGGAGTCTGACCTCTTGCCATACATCCTCCATATGGATGTAGTCTGAGCCAGGCTGATCTCGATCAGCTCCGACAGACTGTGTTTCCAGTGCAGGATGTCTGTGTCCTTCAGTGCGTCCATCAGTTTGTGTGCTGTCTTACCCTGTGTTGCCCCCTGTTGGACCAAAGACTGAATGCCCAGAGAGGCCAGGTACTACAAAAGAGAGGATAACCAGTTAATGAGGAGGCTAAAGGCTAAAGGCTAAAGGTTTGCccaataaagaaataaaaatttaaattatgcACTCTGTGCTTAGAGCAATTAATGTCTCCAAATGACAGTGATGGCCATTAAAATCAGAACCAGAATCAGAAAGTACATGTCTGACAATTAATATGTGTATCCACTAAAAATCACTGTGCAAACAGCTTGACATGTTTTCTAAATGCATAACGAATATCTCACTGTTGACTTCTTTACCTTAGACATTTTAACTAGTgcgacaacaaacaaaacaacttttccCAAAACACGAGCAAATCCTCTTTAGTAAGTAATGCTTTATTTTCTCCATTATTATGATATATTGAGGTTTACTGTGTCTCATGTAATTAACCTACTGTGGATTGAAATTTTAAGGTTTGGTGCCTCTAATAAATACAAACCAATGAATTGCTAATGGAAAGTGATGCAGTCAAGTAAAGCAACATTCTTTGTTTTCCCTTGAATACAAGCAGAATTTGGATGGAGGCAAATGTTGAATCCAGTTTGATacaaatgtttctattttgtGTGCTGAATGAATCTACATGCACtataagaaaaatagaaaaattgtGGTGAAGTGGAAATGCATTTTGCTGTATGAATTGGACCTGTTTCTGAGCCAAATTCATATAAAATTTAATGAACAGTCAGAGCCAGGCTAATGTATGCATCCTTATTTAAGAGATTATGCAAAACTCACTGGCAGACAAAAATGGGCAGCCATTTTCACTGAATCCTCAGTTAACACTGTGCTGTCAGATCCCTTCATCTGCTCCAGTGTGTAGAGCCAACTCTGACACATGACGCAAAGAGACACGGGGAAATAAACCAAGGAACACTTGTTAAATTCAGACATATAAGCCATGATGTTAACAGTCGTAGCACAGCAGTAACgtgaaggaaaacattttcacaaggTAAATGGATCTCACCAGACAGTGCTGTAAGCACACATGGTCATTAGACTCCTGGGCAATGCGGATAGCCTCCTGCAGAGCCAGATCAGCCTGCTGACTGAAAAAGGGAAACAGTTGTCTAGTATGCATATTTATTCTTCATTTAGGAACGTCCAAGCCAAGTACTTCTGCTTACTAGTGGCCAAAGCGACAGTGGAGGCTTGCCAAATTAAGAGCAGCGTAGCGGAGACTTCGACCGTAGCCCTCATCCCCATTGCTCTTTCCCTCACTTCCAGACAAAATGAGGCGGTCAAAGTAATGCAAAAGGCTGTGGGCAGAGAGGAAGATGTCCTGGACCCTCATGCTGTTCAGGTAGTTCAGGTAATGCTGGTGAGAGAGGgaccccaccccaaaaaaaaaaaaaagaaaaaaaggaaaatcactATGGTGATAAATGAGCCCACCCTCATGATTCTCTTTGATTAATCAAACATAGAATGTAAAACCTATAATTAAAGTTAGGGAGACGGGTCTCACCGCCTCAGCAAAGTCTGGGTTAAACTTTAGCATGTTGTTGAGCTCTTCCTGCAGTGCAGCTGGTTTCAGAGCTTTGTTCTCATCATTCTTCAGAAGATATGCCTGTTGAAAGAGGTTGTGAAAGAGCCTTTCAATACTACAACACAGGTGCTGGTTAGACTTCAACCTATTGTGCTAAATGTCTTGATTTGattctcattttaaatatttacctGTCTCGCAAGAAAATACTCTGCCTGTTTTTGTGACAGGGGACCTCTGCTTGGGGCATTGTCATTtctagaccaaaaaaaaaaaaagaaaacatcacacaaTCAAGGGAAGGATGAAATATCCATGCTTGTCCCTTAACAATTTACATAAATATTGAAGAACAGCATCACCAACCGCAGCTCTGACTCATGCAGTGGGGTGTCCAACTCTTCTTTGTCTATTCTGTCTCCTACAGTGTCTTCAGTGCTAGTGAGGTCCATTTCAGAGTCGTCAGCAACCAGTGCTGGCAAACCCGCCTGCCCATCAGTAGGCTTGGCATAGTGACTGTGGTAGTAGTGCTGCAGGGACTTATAGAGTTTATAGACCTGACTGAAGGACAGCTTGTTGTAAGCCAGGAGCATGTGTCTCATAAAAAGACCTAAGAGAAACAGGTGTGGCTCTGATTAATAAAAGTCCTCTGAATAAAATTAATACAACCATTGCAGGAATCTCATTGAGACTTTGAGGGCAGTTGCCAGATGATTCGTACTACTCACCCACAACGCTGGTTTTATAAGCCTCAGAATCAAAAGCAGTGAACGGAGTAGGAAGAGTGGAAAAGAAGTACTCCATGTCTTTCAGCTCTCCATCTGCCATTTCATGTAACCTTTTAAGTAAATACAACAGTCTCAGCAACTAgatgtgtaaatattttaacagtttCGCAATATGATATTATCTAGGATCTTGGCTATCACAGCTTTCCCCTGCTAAAAGCTATATCATTATAATTCCTGCACTTTATAAGACAGTGAAAGCACTGACAGTCTCAGTTTCTTAATATCTACAACAATGTGTTGCAGTGAGAAATGAAATCGAGCCATTGTGAATAAATCTGAAGCACCTGAGTTTGACAGCATATGCAGTCTGAGGGCAACACTCCTCCACAGTCTGCAGGAACTGGCCCAGGGTCAGGTCTGGACCCTGGTGAACCCCACATGGAACATAACATACAGCCGTGAGACACCTGCTCCCTCAACACATTGCTGCACAGGACAGCCGACAAGACAACCGTTCAAACCAACCTGCTGCAGGGGCAGAATCAGCTTGTTGAGTCGTCTCCTCTCCGGCAGTGTGATCTTGGATGCGGTCATCTCATACAACAGCGCCAGCACCGAGATCTTGTACGGAGTCACCCAGTCTTTGATGCCAAACACGTTAGCATGGACCACCCCGTTCGTCATCATAGGGTTGAAATACAGACTTTCGTGCACACTCGCCATCTTTTGTAAGTTTACCGAGGCCTCTAAAAGTTACAACTGCTAGATTGCGGCTAAGAAAGACATTAGATTTCGGTACAGTTGGTCAACATTTAGCGGGGAGGAAAGTTAAAACAGGCGACGAACAGCGAGCTAGCTAACGTACCAAGTTCACTCAACATGAGCGAAGTCCAAGGAATAAGAAACAGCAAGATCAGGTTCTGCCCATTTTCTCAGACAAAACATCTCACTGACAGCGAACACTCCCTTCAACAACGTCTGGTAATTTGGTGTGTGGTAAGCATGTTGACAAAAATCGTCTCTTTCCTTTCAAACCGCCCTCCTTCTGTCCCCTTAAAAATACGTCATAAGGAAACAGCTccgttttttttaatccaacttTATTTGCGCAAGACCGGGGGAGCTACAAtagcaacaaaagcaaaagcaaagacGGGAAATTATGATTAATTCTAACAATCTTACTAAAGCAATTTTTCTAAATACGATGAGGTGTGGCCTGATTTGAGCAAACTAGTCCCAAGGtcgcttttattttgaaggctgcTTGCGGGAGTTACATTGTGTCTGGGCAGATGCGGAGTTGATGGATGTCACGAATACAATACAACATAAATCCTTAGAGCCTAATCTAAGAAACAATGTCTAACTTAATCTAATTTTtctataatttattttgaaactgtTCACCCTCACATTAAGAGTTTTAGATACATAATGTGACCACCAGATAAGATCACACAATAAAGTCATACAACAACTAGAAGAGTCATGGTGGACTTCACTGtgactgagaaaagaaaatgtgatccAACAGAACATTAATAAAATAGATAATCATTAGTTTTCGGCTTTAATTATATCTTAAGAGACAGAACAACGTATCCTGtaattaatctttttatttgattatgtCAAAAGCTGATCAGATAATGACTACTAAGATTACAGTTTAGCTTTTTTTATGATCCCCATTAGCAGTTGCACTGTGCAAAAAGATGAAAGACAATGACAACATACAAGGACATAGCAGCATTCAAAGCATACAGAAAAATAACCACtaaaaagtggaaaatgaaataaaaaaccaGCGTTGAAGAAGACTCTCATCCGCCAAACAAATCAGAACACACCTGGCAATCTCCTGGTACATCATATAAATCCAAATTTTCCCCCAAATTAAATGAACAACAATGTGAATCAACAGCCTCACGACTCCTAaatcacagaaagaaaagacagatctatatttatatctgtacatacacataaacaccaaTACATGTGAGGATTTATCTCAAAGGCACAACATGTATTGAAACTATCTATTGAGAATTCATGAAGTGGATTTTATGATGTTtcttaaattttatttcagtaattacATGAGGTGACAAGTTTCATTATAACATGGCTCTgtacagttgttttttgtttgaattgaatTAGATTTGGGTATCAgcataataaaaaattattttaccaCCTCTCTGGTAGAGTAATTATGCCTGTTATTActgtatgaaaaataaacatttgcgCATGTAGAAAATGTTAGTCCTCTTTTTACACTTGAGGTCTAGATGCGCTGCTCTGTTTTGGACCGCTTTAAGTGTAAGGTCTTTATTTGAGGCATTTGACCACAAAGCAGGACAGTAGACATGATGTGACAGATAGccctcttttcattttttaatgttgtggCGGAAAGAGGTAGAAAAGAGGAATCAGGTCATCTGGgcacaggtgtcagatggggaatctctttacGTAAGTTCACCATAATAGCCGattcaccctaaccctaaccctccaatGTTAACACCAAGCAATCACATATCTTTACCTGTTGAATTGCTATGGCTTATTGATCATTTGAGCTGTGGACACATGATTTTCTTGAACAGTAATCTGTGATCTATAATATCAAATGCTGCACTGACAGTATATGTCTAATCAAAAACTTTACCTGTATCTGTGAACACCCAGCATAGGAAGTTTTAAAACAACACTTCAGATTAGCATGTTTCCATTATATGACAGATGTTGTATCATTTGGCAGATGGCTGATGGTCCTGGGAACACTGAAGCAGGTGCTCCACCCCGGAGCCATGTTGTAAAGAGTAAGGTCTGTTTCTTCACACATCCTTCAGCAATATGTTGGGTACTTGGCGTCACAGAGCTCAGCTGGTGACTGAGAGGATGAGATTAGCAATTATAAAATCAATATAGAATTTAGGCTCACATCTGCAGGTCTGCTCCATCCACTGTTACCAACACAACCACTGCTCTAACATCTACTTCCTCTACCTCTGCTAAGCTTTTTCTTGTTCATGACGATGATCATTTAGATGTAGGTGGATGCTGTAAATGTAGAGACACCAAAGATAATCCCAGCAATCTCTTTGGATAAGAGCCTCCAAACATTTGACGGAAATGACAAggttaaatatataaataagtgCCAATACCCTTACTTTTCTGCCTGACTTTCAGAATATACATttgacaaagacattttcactGGTAATGGTCCCAGTTAGAGTTGAAACCTGGACCTCGGTCAAGTTAAGGTCTATTGATATCTGTTTGACTCCACATCTCACCAAATGTCACACATGTTGTGTTCGTTGATGTTACATGAAGCGCTTCAAGAGGGGGCTATCCCAGAGTAACTAATGTTGTGTCAGTTGTGTGACACATCACAAACACTTTAACTTAAGTTTAATTTCAACAAGCCCTTTGTTTGTGAGAGCATAATCTTGTGTACACATGGGAGGCCcacaagctttttgtttttttgttagctGTTCTAAATGACCCACCTTGATTCATTTACAAACCATTTACAAACATCATTCCAGCCGTTAATCTAAAATCTGTTTCCTTCTGCATGGTGCGATGTGATACACTGCCCGAACAATATTATCTCCATACTGACATTCTGAAATAATCAAAGACAGACAATTCCAACACCAGGGACATGCCCTCCGTTATCTTACATAAATTAATACAGTACAGCTTGAGACTTGAGACAGATAGGAGCTCTGTTTCTGCTCCACTGTTAAACATCTGCTATAAACTGAAGTGTGAACATCTTCTCTTCCagtaaaaattataatatataactTGAATCAGTTTAACTTCtctaaaatgtacatttcacAAGTCACATAACAATAGAAACATGAGGCTGGCAAATCCTGGGATTTATTCATATGGCAGTCCACCATATTTATCTACTCAAAGTTTTCACTTTCAGTATTGTGCTCCTACAATTACCTCACTTCACTTTAACAGAGCTAATGTTTCTAATCATTTATATCAACATGAGTCATGAAAAGATGGAGAGGGTACATGCATCTTCCTTGAGAGGATGTATATATGATGGCTACaggtgacaaattaaaaacagtccTTCATACAATTATCAGTAGTTTGTCTGCCTGGTCTCTAAATTACAGTTAAGGAAATTCTTAGATTAGATTAAGTCTGCATGAGGTCATTTAAATTGTAAATTCATCagtattcataaaaaatatgatGCTGTTAATGATGGATCTATAATTTGATATTTGTTTAacaggaatgaatgaaaacttcGATAAAGCGATTTCTGTCATAGAAATATATGGCCTTTTTGCAACTTAAAATTGTTTCTCTTGATAATGCATATATTTTAACAGGACGTAGGGTGAAAGTTACCAGTTTGGTTGAGCTTGGTTTGtgattagcattagcacaggaaGAGTAAATTTGACGGCCATATAAGATGAAGCCTGAAAGCTGAAAACAATCCAAACACTAGCCCACTGTTTATGAAAATGCATTGAAGTCTACAATGTACTATTGTATCCAGAAGATGGCAGTATTGAAGTATGAACTCATTTGGTCTGCTCCAGAATTTCCTCTcatcagagagcaggagaggcagagaggtcGGTGTACCTACCATCCCCAGCTACTCCTTGGCTTCTCTCCTCCTCGCGGTAAAGTAAAGCCAAAAGATGGCGTGCAGTGACACCTGTCAGAGCTGATATTTTTGAAAGGCTTAAATGAGTTGACTGTAAATGCCTCTGTCAATACATGAGTCATTGTAAGCTAACGTCACCAACTGTATGACTGCACAGTTTGTAGGATTTGATTTCAAAgtaccaacacaaacacaacttgtGCGTCGTGTATTGTGTCTTAAGTGGCTGAGACGCCGTCGTTGGCCTCCAGGTTTCGTGACCAATGGATAATGAAGGAATTTGACATTGAGgtttgtctgtctatctatctagagaaacaaacaaaacaaaacccttctttattcaaacacaaaacgTTTCCTCATTTTAAAATTGCCCATTATTTTTTAATAGGTGCCATTTCTTCAAATGAGGtattgaatgtttttaatatatgaCTCTCTGTCTTGAATGGGAATGATTTGGTtgtttctatatatatatatatatatatatatatatatatatacacgacTCACAATAAGTTAGGGATATTGTTATTTACATGAGTGCTTTTCctatttggtctgaattttaatgaaataagtaaaagttcCCTTTgatattacaataataataataattataataatgaatgagaagaaacactattttcattagtttcatatttattatcCCAAAAATGTAGACAATAAGAAGGATAGccccaaataacaaaaactgaCAATGTGAGTAGCGGGTGTTTCCACCATTTGCCTCAATGAGAGCTTGACAGCGACGTCTCATACTCCTCACTAGCCTCATGATGTTGTTCTGAGGCAATGCGTTCCACTCTTCCATAAGTGCTACATGCAGTTCTGCCAGGTCATGTGGGGGTGGGGTACGATCATCCAGTCTCTGCTTCAGCTGGTCCCAGACATGCTCTATGGGGTTCAGGTCAGGGGACATTGCTGGCCATACCATATGAGGCACTCCGACTTCCTGAAGTCGAGCTGTGACAATTCTGGCACGATGTGGTGGAGCATTATCATCCATGAACAGAGTGTTGGGGGTGTGCTGGCGGAATTGGGGGATGATGATGGGTTCAATGATGTCTCTGAGGTAAAAACGTTCAGTGacaatttttgttatttggggCTATCTTTCTTATTGTCTAAATTTTTGtgataataaatattaaactaatgaaaatggtgtttcttctcattcattattagtaATATCAAAGGGAACTTTTactatttcattaaaattcagaccaaatagGAAAAGCACTCATGTAAATAACAAGATCCCTAACTTATTGTGAGTCGTGTATATATATgggtaaagtaaaaaaatttgCCTTGATTCTGAGCTGGCATATCACCAGTCCCAAATACATAGCAATAGTGATCTCTGGATTTTCTTCACAGAAATGATTCGACCTTGTGGaagaataattattttttgttaaagagttagatgagaagattaaCACCAGTATAGC
The nucleotide sequence above comes from Echeneis naucrates chromosome 9, fEcheNa1.1, whole genome shotgun sequence. Encoded proteins:
- the anapc5 gene encoding anaphase-promoting complex subunit 5 isoform X3, coding for MASVHESLYFNPMMTNGVVHANVFGIKDWVTPYKISVLALLYEMTASKITLPERRRLNKLILPLQQGPDLTLGQFLQTVEECCPQTAYAVKLRLHEMADGELKDMEYFFSTLPTPFTAFDSEAYKTSVVGLFMRHMLLAYNKLSFSQVYKLYKSLQHYYHSHYAKPTDGQAGLPALVADDSEMDLTSTEDTVGDRIDKEELDTPLHESELNDNAPSRGPLSQKQAEYFLARQAYLLKNDENKALKPAALQEELNNMLKFNPDFAEAHYLNYLNSMRVQDIFLSAHSLLHYFDRLILSGSEGKSNGDEGYGRSLRYAALNLASLHCRFGHYQQADLALQEAIRIAQESNDHVCLQHCLSWLYTLEQMKGSDSTVLTEDSVKMAAHFCLPYLASLGIQSLVQQGATQGKTAHKLMDALKDTDILHWKHSLSELIEISLAQTTSIWRMYGKSTMALQQAQLLLNMSSLEPVNFGVQQNNTEAFTVALCHLAELHAEQGLYSAVSEILQHLKEQFPPHSQHAKLWMLCDLKIQFERHMNEGKYLLAEPLVTAISALNKTEGLYRKAQVLKALNRSTEAYNILQRLQVHCEKTKCTEMIIRVMLSTAELHWESSGFSTALPLLLQALALARQHHLQSLASETILHLAFTQLMLGVPEQALSVLHEAIEPVLAHGAIMDKGRALLLTARCQIAAAGFKLNDLRSAVFGVDTLNEAAAYFSKLNCKERLRDVYYLQAQLHRSLGQTSQSNKSAMLFRLLDQELQSPAPPVSMRL
- the anapc5 gene encoding anaphase-promoting complex subunit 5 isoform X1, with product MASVHESLYFNPMMTNGVVHANVFGIKDWVTPYKISVLALLYEMTASKITLPERRRLNKLILPLQQGPDLTLGQFLQTVEECCPQTAYAVKLRLHEMADGELKDMEYFFSTLPTPFTAFDSEAYKTSVVGLFMRHMLLAYNKLSFSQVYKLYKSLQHYYHSHYAKPTDGQAGLPALVADDSEMDLTSTEDTVGDRIDKEELDTPLHESELRNDNAPSRGPLSQKQAEYFLARQAYLLKNDENKALKPAALQEELNNMLKFNPDFAEAHYLNYLNSMRVQDIFLSAHSLLHYFDRLILSGSEGKSNGDEGYGRSLRYAALNLASLHCRFGHYQQADLALQEAIRIAQESNDHVCLQHCLSWLYTLEQMKGSDSTVLTEDSVKMAAHFCLPYLASLGIQSLVQQGATQGKTAHKLMDALKDTDILHWKHSLSELIEISLAQTTSIWRMYGKSTMALQQAQLLLNMSSLEPVNFGVQQNNTEAFTVALCHLAELHAEQGLYSAVSEILQHLKEQFPPHSQHAKLWMLCDLKIQFERHMNEGKYLLAEPLVTAISALNKTEGLYRKAQVLKALNRSTEAYNILQRLQVHCEKTKCTEMIIRVMLSTAELHWESSGFSTALPLLLQALALARQHHLQSLASETILHLAFTQLMLGVPEQALSVLHEAIEPVLAHGAIMDKGRALLLTARCQIAAAGFKLNGQGQADLRSAVFGVDTLNEAAAYFSKLNCKERLRDVYYLQAQLHRSLGQTSQSNKSAMLFRLLDQELQSPAPPVSMRL
- the anapc5 gene encoding anaphase-promoting complex subunit 5 isoform X2; protein product: MASVHESLYFNPMMTNGVVHANVFGIKDWVTPYKISVLALLYEMTASKITLPERRRLNKLILPLQQGPDLTLGQFLQTVEECCPQTAYAVKLRLHEMADGELKDMEYFFSTLPTPFTAFDSEAYKTSVVGLFMRHMLLAYNKLSFSQVYKLYKSLQHYYHSHYAKPTDGQAGLPALVADDSEMDLTSTEDTVGDRIDKEELDTPLHESELRCRGPLSQKQAEYFLARQAYLLKNDENKALKPAALQEELNNMLKFNPDFAEAHYLNYLNSMRVQDIFLSAHSLLHYFDRLILSGSEGKSNGDEGYGRSLRYAALNLASLHCRFGHYQQADLALQEAIRIAQESNDHVCLQHCLSWLYTLEQMKGSDSTVLTEDSVKMAAHFCLPYLASLGIQSLVQQGATQGKTAHKLMDALKDTDILHWKHSLSELIEISLAQTTSIWRMYGKSTMALQQAQLLLNMSSLEPVNFGVQQNNTEAFTVALCHLAELHAEQGLYSAVSEILQHLKEQFPPHSQHAKLWMLCDLKIQFERHMNEGKYLLAEPLVTAISALNKTEGLYRKAQVLKALNRSTEAYNILQRLQVHCEKTKCTEMIIRVMLSTAELHWESSGFSTALPLLLQALALARQHHLQSLASETILHLAFTQLMLGVPEQALSVLHEAIEPVLAHGAIMDKGRALLLTARCQIAAAGFKLNGQGQADLRSAVFGVDTLNEAAAYFSKLNCKERLRDVYYLQAQLHRSLGQTSQSNKSAMLFRLLDQELQSPAPPVSMRL
- the anapc5 gene encoding anaphase-promoting complex subunit 5 isoform X4 encodes the protein MASVHESLYFNPMMTNGVVHANVFGIKDWVTPYKISVLALLYEMTASKITLPERRRLNKLILPLQQGPDLTLGQFLQTVEECCPQTAYAVKLRLHEMADGELKDMEYFFSTLPTPFTAFDSEAYKTSVVGLFMRHMLLAYNKLSFSQVYKLYKSLQHYYHSHYAKPTDGQAGLPALVADDSEMDLTSTEDTVGDRIDKEELDTPLHESELRCRGPLSQKQAEYFLARQAYLLKNDENKALKPAALQEELNNMLKFNPDFAEAHYLNYLNSMRVQDIFLSAHSLLHYFDRLILSGSEGKSNGDEGYGRSLRYAALNLASLHCRFGHYQQADLALQEAIRIAQESNDHVCLQHCLSWLYTLEQMKGSDSTVLTEDSVKMAAHFCLPGATQGKTAHKLMDALKDTDILHWKHSLSELIEISLAQTTSIWRMYGKSTMALQQAQLLLNMSSLEPVNFGVQQNNTEAFTVALCHLAELHAEQGLYSAVSEILQHLKEQFPPHSQHAKLWMLCDLKIQFERHMNEGKYLLAEPLVTAISALNKTEGLYRKAQVLKALNRSTEAYNILQRLQVHCEKTKCTEMIIRVMLSTAELHWESSGFSTALPLLLQALALARQHHLQSLASETILHLAFTQLMLGVPEQALSVLHEAIEPVLAHGAIMDKGRALLLTARCQIAAAGFKLNGQGQADLRSAVFGVDTLNEAAAYFSKLNCKERLRDVYYLQAQLHRSLGQTSQSNKSAMLFRLLDQELQSPAPPVSMRL